One genomic region from Methylocystis echinoides encodes:
- the scpB gene encoding SMC-Scp complex subunit ScpB produces MSRASAARLDRDLPDRDLADLPEGMRWREWMLRAEAAIFAAARPVSRETLAGLVGDACRLDALIADINDELKARPYEIVFVAGGYQFRTRPRHAETLRALVGTKDAGPPSFTRLEMLALSAIAYQQPVTRGELSRLVGHDISRDILGRLKSLGVIAPGPRAPQPGAPIAWVTTARFLAVFTLGSLRDLPDLDGLDDAGPRESDDSVEAALDDAFGLMEEERASPKDGLLHETEAEA; encoded by the coding sequence ATGAGCCGCGCCAGCGCCGCCCGTCTCGACCGCGATCTTCCCGACCGCGATCTTGCCGACCTGCCGGAAGGGATGCGCTGGCGCGAATGGATGCTGCGCGCCGAAGCGGCGATCTTCGCCGCGGCCCGGCCGGTTTCGCGCGAGACGCTCGCCGGGCTCGTCGGCGACGCCTGCCGGCTCGACGCGCTCATCGCCGACATCAACGACGAACTCAAAGCGCGGCCTTACGAGATCGTCTTCGTCGCGGGGGGATATCAGTTTCGCACGCGCCCCCGCCACGCCGAGACCCTTCGCGCGCTCGTCGGCACGAAGGATGCGGGGCCGCCGTCTTTCACCCGGCTCGAAATGCTGGCGCTCTCGGCCATCGCCTATCAGCAGCCCGTCACACGGGGGGAGCTTTCGCGCCTCGTCGGCCACGATATCAGCCGCGATATTCTCGGCCGGTTGAAGAGCCTCGGCGTCATTGCGCCCGGCCCCCGCGCCCCTCAGCCCGGCGCGCCGATCGCTTGGGTGACGACCGCCCGCTTCCTCGCGGTCTTCACGCTCGGGAGTCTACGCGATCTCCCGGATCTCGACGGGCTCGATGACGCTGGGCCGAGAGAAAGCGACGACAGCGTCGAAGCCGCGCTCGACGACGCGTTCGGGCTGATGGAAGAGGAACGCGCGTCGCCGAAGGACGGTTTATTGCACGAAACGGAGGCCGAGGCGTGA
- a CDS encoding DUF1403 family protein — translation MHLLDSMSTLDPVSTAPRPRAEAPMIANDEPIQALPRWARPQSADSGAAIFAAGAGLALFDALLRRPDGGEPVFAGCLRQRLALKSAEAGATLSRLREDAAAMRDAEHLSSGGETSPAGRLHRLFRLYAALPARVDTAILRVAGRLGLPEAIDASALAAAAATAPDPLMAAARASAAALKLCPHAADAEIFAFVVADLALASRLTWARPIPLLALAIAHPSLRRGAGGRRPRPLDDNWPATIARGYALAVVDAHALAVDLARRADRLLAVAPMLRAKGARRVVDMLLGDDGVTPAAAAARTGMSDRAARRLFDRLVALDAVRELSGRDAFRIYGL, via the coding sequence ACGACGAGCCGATACAAGCCCTGCCGCGCTGGGCGCGGCCGCAGAGCGCCGACTCCGGCGCGGCGATCTTTGCGGCCGGCGCCGGCCTTGCGCTCTTCGACGCCCTCCTGCGCCGTCCGGACGGCGGCGAGCCGGTCTTCGCCGGCTGCCTGCGTCAGCGGCTCGCGCTCAAATCCGCCGAAGCCGGCGCGACGCTGTCGCGGCTGCGCGAGGATGCGGCCGCGATGCGTGACGCCGAACATCTTTCAAGTGGCGGCGAGACGAGCCCAGCCGGCCGGCTGCATCGCCTGTTCCGGCTTTACGCCGCCCTGCCGGCGCGCGTCGATACGGCGATCCTGCGCGTTGCGGGGCGGCTCGGTCTGCCGGAGGCGATTGACGCCAGCGCGCTCGCCGCCGCCGCTGCCACGGCGCCCGACCCGCTCATGGCCGCAGCGCGGGCCAGCGCGGCCGCCCTGAAACTTTGCCCACACGCCGCCGACGCCGAAATCTTCGCCTTCGTGGTCGCCGATCTCGCTTTGGCAAGCCGTCTAACCTGGGCGCGGCCGATCCCTTTGCTCGCCCTCGCGATCGCGCATCCCTCGCTCAGGCGCGGGGCAGGGGGCCGGCGGCCGCGACCCCTGGACGACAACTGGCCGGCGACCATAGCGCGGGGTTACGCCCTCGCGGTCGTCGACGCCCATGCGCTCGCCGTCGATCTGGCGCGTCGGGCGGACAGGCTCCTTGCCGTCGCGCCGATGTTGCGCGCGAAAGGCGCGCGCCGCGTCGTCGACATGCTGCTCGGCGACGACGGCGTCACCCCTGCCGCAGCCGCGGCCCGCACGGGGATGTCGGATCGCGCCGCGCGCCGGCTGTTCGACCGGCTCGTCGCGCTTGACGCCGTGCGCGAACTCTCCGGACGCGACGCTTTCAGGATCTATGGCTTATGA